From the Triticum urartu cultivar G1812 chromosome 4, Tu2.1, whole genome shotgun sequence genome, the window TACTATACTAGTTCTGTGTGTTTGAAAAATGTATTGAACATTTTTATATTTAAGAGATCTTTTTAGGTTGAAGCATTTTTCAAAAGGGGCCAAAATATCTTTTTGTGCACCAAAGAAAAGGTATCCCACCATCCGTCCTGCACTATTCTATGCTATCTACTACGTGTACTTGTATAGAAGAAGCAGGGAGGGAGGCCGAGAAATCATGTCCGCCCTTTCCATCCTCCACAGGGCTTGCCTCCGACTCGCCCTGCTCCCGCTCCCGCTCGCGCCTCTGCGCGCTCCCCTTCGCTCCTCTACTCTTCCGCGGCCGCTCCGCCTGCCTCGCCGGGCCGCCatgagctccgccgcctccaggatgtcccacatcgccgccgccgcagcctccGGGGAGTCCAATcagccggcggcggcggatgcGTCGGGATTGGGCCAGGAAGACGACGGTCGGTGCTGCTTGCTTTTTCTTCTTGGACACTTGGTTGATTTCGATTGTTACTTCGCGTCGTTTAGTGGATTGGGCTGCTTTGGCGGGGGAGAGATTGGAGCTCTGCTCTTGGATCGGTTCCTGGAAACATACTAGTACTAGTTGTCTTCAGTTATGATCTGGATACTGGATTGCTCTTTATGGGTTGGTAGTGTATAATTTAGATTAATCCGACTTGTTCTGGTAGAGATCACATCACATGCCCTCTCTAGCTCACTTCAGTTATCATGATTCGGCTTGCTCGTCATACGACTGTTAAAGCTAGACTAGATGGATCAGCCTGACCTTTGCTCCTTATCATGCTGTGTTTAGCTTAGTAAGAGACTCTTTAAGAGAGCATGTGGTTTGATGTCTCAAGTTCTCTTGTTCTGCTTACACGAGGAATGCATATAACCCTAGAACTGTTTCAACAGGTTTATGATAGTGGTGCTTTTGCTTTTCAAGGAAATAATTTAGCAGCTTTACTTCTAGGAGTTAAATGTAAATGTATGGGTTCTGGGGCATTGCCTAATTACTGGTGTTGATACACAAACATGATTCTTAGGGATGGGTGGGTGGGGTGTAAGTGGTTTCTTTGAATGGAGCTGTATTTTTGTGTGCACTGTGAAGATCTCTGCATAAAGTGCTGTTTGAGCTGCCCTTGTCCTGGGTTTAACTGTCAGAAAGTATAATGCAGACTAGTGGTACAGTGAACAGTAAACGTATTTGCGTATCATGCAGATCTTTCACTGGGCTACCGCCTTCCCCCCAAAGAAATACAGGACATTGTTGATGCACCACCACTTCCTGTTTTGTCGTTCTCACCAAGCAAAGACAAGATTCTATTTCTCAAACGTCGAGCGCTTCCACCACTATCTGATCTCGCAAAGCCTGAGGAGAAACTTGCTGGTGTGAGGATTGATGGCCATTCTAATACTAGAAGTCGAATGTACGTACTGTTCATGCTTTCCCCGAAATTTCTGTCGTATTATTCCGTTTCACTTTTTAACAAGTTCATTATTACGCTTTACATCATGCCATCATTGGAAATCTGATTAACCTAATTTGTAGGTCTTCCTACACTGGAATAGGTATCCATAAGCTAATGGATGATGGAACTTTGGGCCCAGAGAAGGAGGTCCATGGATACCCTGAAGGAGCAAAGATTAATTTTGTTACCTGGTAAATTTCCAGATTTTTGTATCAAAGTAACTTCTATCATTTTATGGGTACTTATTTGTACTGGATTACATCAATCTTGACTTCATGTATTGAATAATGTGAATTAGGTCACATGATGGTCGTAATCTATCATTCAGTGTTCGAGTTGAAGAGGTAATTGGTTGGATTGGCTTTGTAATAGGGATAGTTGTTATGTCTCATTGATTAGCTATAACAGATTCTTATCCAAACAGGAGGACAACAAAATCAGCAAGCTAAGGGTATGGATTGCGGACGTGGAATCTGGAGAAGCACGGCCACTTTTTAAATCTCCTGATATATACTTGAATGCTATCTTTGACAGGTAATAAACTTCATAATTCCATGCCTCCTATTTACTATTCCTACTTCCAAATAATTGTTTCTACTATTTTGCAGCTTTGTATGGGTTGATAACTCTACTTTGTTAGTCTGCACTATCCCTGTATCACGTGGAGCTCTACCACAGAAGCCATCAGTTCCATCTGGTCCAAAAATTCAGTCTAATGAGACAAAGAATGTGGTCCAAGTGAGAACATTCCAGGATCTTCTGAAAGATGAATATGATGCTGATTTATTTGATTACTATGCAACCTCACAGCTCATGTTGGTCTCTTTGGATGGAACTGTGAAGCCAATGGGGCCTCCTGCTGTATACACATCCATTGATCCATCACCAGATGACAAATATTTGATGCTTTCTTCTATCCACCGTCCATATTCCTATATTGTACCCTGTGGAAGGTTTCCAAAGAGAGTTGAATTATGGACTGCAGATGGTAAGTTTATTAGGGAACTTTGTGACTTGCCCCTTGCAGAGGACATACCAATTGCGACGAGCAGCGTGCGCAAGGGAAAACGTTCAATCTATTGGAGGCCAGACAAACCTTCAACTTTGTATTGGTACGCAGAACAGCACCCAAAACATTAGTTTTTTGTTTGAAACTTCAAAATAGAATCTGGATACCTGATGCATGCAAATCATTCAAACTATTAGATCTTCTGTGTACAAGCTTTGCTCTATGGTGCAAGTTTGGACAGTCAAGAACATCTTTTATTTGTCAATACTCCATATCACAAATAAGTGGTGTATTGGACATGTCTTAAGTCAAACTTAAAATTGACCAAATATTGTTCTGAATACGTAGACCAAGTATATTCTTAATATAATAATTTTCTTGTGTTTTGTGCATATAATATAGTAAAAAAATAGTGGTCAAAGGCAATCTTGAAGACCGTGTCAGTCTCCAAAACGTCACCTATTTGACATATGGAGGGAGTTTATATAATATGTCAGTGTGCTTATGTCTTATTCCTTGTTCTAACTGGGTTAGTTTATCCTTCTTTTTCTTAGGGTGGAGACACAGGATGGTGGAGATGCAAAGGTTGAAGTTTCACCACGTGACATTGTTTACATGGAAAATGCTGAGCCCATAAATGGCGAACAACCagaaatcctacataaacttgacCTCCGATATGGGTATGTTCTCTGAACTTCCATTTATCTACTCAAGTAGGACTGGAAATCTTTGTTTCACTGCACGATGTTATGGTTAAGCTTTGTGCTTTGACATAGGGCATTACTGCTAGCAGGAAATTTCAAATATAGAGTACTGGTGTAAAATCATCCATATAAAATTGTACATAGGAAGTCCTAATCCAAATCAGCTATTCTTTTTACAACGTCCTATCATTTTTTTTTCATCTTGTGTGCCAAGTAATTAATTATTCCCACTTTACTCTCTCTCTTGCTTTCATTCTGTTGGTACAGAGGAATCTCTTGGTGTGATGAATCTCTTGCTTTGGTGTATGAATCATGGTACAAAACTCGGAAAACAAGAACATGGGTGGTTGCTCCAGACAAGAAAGATGTCAGTCCGCGCATTTTATTTGACAGATCTTCAGAAGATGTGTACTCTGATCCTGGCTCACCAATGCTGCGAAGAACTGCCATGGGAACATATGTTATTGCAAAAGTTAATAAACAAGATGGAAGTACTTACCTCTTGCTGAATGGAATGGGTGCCACACCAGAAGGAAACGTTCCATTCCTTGACTTGTTTGATATGTATGTCCAATTGTCCATATCCATTAATGATTTCATTTGTTTTGTACTCCCTCCgcaaagaaatataagagcgtttatagatcactaaagtagtgatctaaacgctcttatattttcTTTAGAGGGAGTGCCATGCATTCTAGATGCCAGCTGATGcctttatttttgtttttgcagaaatACTGGAAGTAAAGAGCGAATATGGGAAAGTGACAAGGAAAAATACTTTGAAACTGTTGTTGCCTTGATGTCAGACAAAATTGATGGGGACCTTCCCCTTGATCAGTTAAAGATACTTACATCAAAAGAATCAAAAACAGAAAATACACAATATTACCTACAAATTTGGCCGGAAAAGAAGCAAGTGCAGATTACAAAGTTTCCCCACCCATACCCCCAGCTTGCTTCATTGTATAAGGAAATGATAAGGTACCAGCGCAAAGATGGGGTTCAACTAACAGCAAAGTTGTATCTACCTCCAGGTTATGATCAATCAAAAGATGGACCTTTGCCATGTTTAGTTTGGTCATACCCTGGTGAGTTTAAAAGCAAAGATGCTGCGGGACAAGTACGTGGTTCCCCTAATGAGTTTTCAGGGATTGGTGCTACATCTCCTCTTCTTTGGTTGGCTAGAGGGTATTATTTCTCTTCTTGCTATTCAAGGAAAAAACACATGCCATTTATTTCCTATTGTTGTTTCTCATGACAAAAACCTGATTCGCTCCCTTAACCTCCAAATCTAGCCTAAGTTAAAATTTGATGCACTTCTTCCGAATATGTTTCTTTCTGGCACATAGTCTCACTCAACACACTTTGGTTTGCAGGTTTGCTATTCTTTCAGGTCCGACAATTCCGATTGTTGGTGAAGGTGATGTAGAGGCGAACGACAGGTGTTTTTGTTATTTCTGCCCTATTGCATTTCCTTCTATATGTCCGAGATTGTGAACTATACCACACTTGTGCCATGGAACTAATTCTATTGTGAATGCAAATTGTTTTGTAGTTATGTGGAACAACTAGTAACTAGTGCAGAGGCTGCCGTCGAGGAAGTTGTCAGGAGAGGGGTGAGCATTTCGTAATTCTTTTTGTGAGCCTTTGTGGGCAATGACTTCTAAGGGTTTGGTATGATATCTTCTATCACTTTTCTATAGGTGGTTCATCCTGATAAAATTGCTGTTGGTGGTCATTCGTATGGTGCATTCATGACAGCAAATCTCTTAGCTCATGCTCCTCATCTTTTCTGCTGCGGAATTGCTCGTTCTGGAGCTTACAACAGGACCTTAACTCCATTTGGTTTTCAGGTACACACTAATGCTGAATGGGTAACTGCCAATCTGGTGCAGGTTTTAGTTTTTCAGTCTTTCTTAACCGCCTGCATTGTTCTGCAGAATGAGGACAGAACACTTTGGGAGGCAACTAACACCTATGTGGAGATGAGCCCTTTCATGTCGGCTAACAAAATCAAGAGACCAATATTACTTATTCATGGGGAGCAAGACAACAATTCTGGAACACTGACAATGCAGGTGAAGTCCTAAGCATCAACTTAATTTTAACCTGTGACTGTAAGATAACAGTCATTTTGCAGAAGGGTTAGTGGTGTTCAACTTTGAACTACTGCTCCCACCTCTTTTGTTTGAATACTTTTAATCACAAATTCATTTAGGTGTGCATAGTTTATCTTGCAAATATATTTGTTTTTCATGTGGAATCTCACTAGTAGTTGTATAATCGACCAAGCTGCTAAATTGATAGGCATAGTGTAAACAGACACTGTACCAAGACCCTAAGAAATTTGATTTGTTGTTCCAGGTTTTGCGTAAATGTAATTGTCTACCTACCTCCTGCATCTTACATAGTAAAGTAATACTCGGGTTAACGTTGCCTGAAATGCACTGTCTTTTGAGAGAAGCAAAATCTGTGCATTGTTATGGGTTGATGTTTTGTCCTAATGTTCATACGATTGTTTATTTCCCGGTGTATAGCTAATTAGCTGTTTTATTTGGAGGATAGTTTTGTATCACCTAACCTTGATATTTCAATTACAGTCGGACCGATTCTTCAATGCGTTGAAGGGTCATGGTGTACAGTCTCGTTTGGTAATACTTCCTTTTGAAAGCCATGGGTACTCTGCCAGGGAGAGCATTATGCACGTGCTTTGGGAGTCTGACAGGTGGCTGCAGAAGTACTGTGTAAACGGCACTAGCAAGGCTGATTCAGAGACAGCAGCTGATGGAGAAAGTAAAAAATTGGCAGCCAGTGGTGGTGGAGCAGCATCTGAAGGTCTAAGCTCCGACGGATTCTCATCAATCCCACGATCGCTTCTGTGGTAACTTCTTATTGCTGCTTTTCTTATGATGCTAAAATCCATTTCGTTGCTTACTCACCATCTCATCCATTTCCTTATCGACGCCAAATCATATTTAAACAAATGAATTTCAGCAGCTTGTTATTTTATGTAGCTTATTATAGAATTAACATCTCACTCAGTTAGGTGTGCATCCCGTCCATGTTAACATTTGTATGTTTATTACGATGTATGCTTCAGTAAAAAAGGTGATGAATTCTTTTCGTGTCGTTCAGATCAACTACTGTTAAGATGTACGGGAAATAAAATCATCTCTGGACAGCATGCACAGGCCAAAAGGAAAATAAAATGTGCTGCCGAACTTGTATGAACCTGTGCTTCTTCCAGGCTTAAGACTGGATGGCCATTGTATTTTGACTGCATTTCCGCAGAAGGTGATTGTTCCATAGATTGGTGGGGGTTAAGGAAAGCTTCACATTGTCGGATATTGCGCCCTGGCTGAATTCTCAACTGTAATTTTGTTGGTGGGGACGCCCAAGATACTGTAATTTTGTACCCACTTAGCGACAATGTACAGGTGTAGACTAGTGCGTACCATTACCAAAACAGTCGCTGCGTGCAGTGTTCTATTGTTTGACCGCGGAAATAAATTTATGATGGAGAACAGCTTAATATGTTGGCGTTTGAGATTACTGAACTGAAACAATCAGTGAAGTTCATGTCCTGCTCATTCTACTGTTCTTCGGTGAAGTCCTTGGCAGCGTGTCCAAATGAAACGTAATCACTAAGGGCAACTCCAATGCCGGATCACCAAATTGGAAACATCCGAATTAATCTCTCGTACATGAGGGCAACTATAACGTGGATCATCAAATCGAACACACCCAAATGAAATGTAATCTCTAGGACATAAGGGGCAATTCACGTGGATCACCAAATCCGATACATAAGGGCAACTCCAACGTGGATCATCAAATCATACACACCCAATCTCTAGTACATAAGGGGCAATTCACGCGGATCACCAAACCCGATACATAAGGGCAACTTATGCGGATCATCAAATTGGACACACTAAACGTCCACAGACACTTCCAAAAACAAAACATCGGACATACTAAACGCCCGTAGACACATTTAAAAATAGTTGGTGGACACGTTCCAAAAACAGCGGGTGGACGCTCTTTATTTTTCGGAGACACGTCTAAAAATAGTTGATGGGCACGCTCTTTATTTCACACACTAAATGGCTGTGAACGGGTCCAAAAACAGTTGGTGGACGCTCTTTATTTCGCACACACTAATGCGAACACATCCGAATACAGTTGGTGGACGTTCTTTATTTCGGACAAATTAAACATGTGTGAACACTCAATACTTTCTCCGTCCGAAATTACTTTATTATACTacaatggatgtatctagacgcaGTAGTGGTGCACGCTCTTTATTCAAAAGATAAAAAGCGACCTGGAGGAAAaatacatactccctccgtccggaaatattTGTCTTAGGAATggttgtatctagacttattttagttatagatacatccattttcaACCATTTCTaagacaagtatttccggacggagggagtacaaaattAACGCTGTCCACTTCAACAGCCGGACGTGAACACGCCACAGCAGCAGAGGCATGAAACCAGCCATATTGGCATGGACGCGTGAAGCTTGCATGCATGCACAGCTTTGCCAGCTCCATCGATGAGTGCTCTAGACGGCAGCTACATATACCCCGTGCTCCTCGTTCCATAGCTCACCAAGCAGCCCGATCCACCACTCCACTCCACTCCACTCCTGTGCCTCAGAGTTCATCAAGTACTCGTCAGGTACCAGGTAAAATGGATGCCCAGAACAAGGAGGTCGACGCCCTGGTCCACAAGATCACCGGCCTCCACGCCGCCATCGCCAAGCTGCCGTCCCTCAGCCCATCCCCCGATGTCGACGCGCTCTTCACCGACCTGGTCACCGCGTGCGTGCCCCCGAGCCCCGTGGACGTGACCAAGCTCGGCCCGGAGGCGCAGGAGATGCGGGAGGGCCTCATCCGCCTCTGCTCCGAGGCCGAGGGGAAGCTGGAGGCGCACTACTCCTACATGCTCGCCGCCTTCGACAACCCGCTCGACCACCTCGGCATCTTCCCCTTCTACAGCAACTACATCAACCTCAGCAAGCTCGAGTACGAGCTCCTGGCGCGCTACGTGCCCGGCGGCATCGCCCCGGCCCGCGTCGCCTTCATCGGCTCCGGCCCGCTGCCATTCAGCTCCTACGTCCTCGCCGCCCGCCACCTGCCCGACACCATGTTCGACAACTACGACCTGTGCGGCGCGGCCAACGACCGCGCGAGCAAGCTGTTCCGCGCCGACAAGGACGTGGGCGCCCGCATGTCTTTCCACACCGCCGACGTCGCGGACCTCGCTGGCGAGCTCGCCGCGTACGACGTCGTCTTCCTGGCCGCGCTCGTGGGCATGGCTGCCGAGGACAAGGCCAAGGTGATTGCGCACCTCGGCGCGCATATGGCGGACGGGGCGGCCCTCGTCGTGCGCAGCGCGCACGGCGCGCGTGGGTTCCTGTACCCGATTGTCGATCCCCAGGACATCGGTCGCGGCGGGTTCGAGGTGCTGGCCGTGTGTCACCCCGACGACGACGTGGTGAACTCCGTCATCATCGCACAGAAGTCCAAGGACATGCATGCCAATGAACACCGCAACGGGCGTGGTGGACAGTACACACGGTGTTAGCAATAATCTTGCGTCAAGTTAGAAGATGGCATGTAGTAGTGAGTTCATGTACTAGTATCGTGGctaagaaaaaagaaaaagaaatacaGAGAAAGAGAGGCACGACACGTGTCTTTGGCAAAAGTTATTGTGTGCGCGTCTCTGTCTTAATTTGATATAATTGATCATGTAGGCAGAATTCcaacaagtggtatcagagctaggtcgaTTTGAAGCCACGCTTGCCCCGGGGTCGCGACCCGATTAGCGCCTCGGGGCGGGCGATATGGTCGCTGGGTGGTGCAGCGACGATCAAGAGCGTGCCATGATGTTGCTGGGTGATGCAACGACGAGGAGGGATCTGGCGATCGTCATTCGGCGGAGCGACAAGGAGCGAGACGGCAGGCTGTCGTCGGGAAGGCGGTGGAAGATCGTTGACGGGAGCGGTGGTGCCGTGGTGCGGTGCCGGAaagtcatcatcgtcatcatgtCCAGGTGCTCGTCTCTGTGAggaggcgttgaagatgaagcgTATCCAGGTTGTCTATGTGTCTCGACGAGAGGATTAAGTTCAAGTATGTGGGGGCGGTAAACTAGTGAAGGTGAGTCTCTTCAATGAGGCCATGTCTCTACATGAGGCTGGAGTGGATGGTGTAGTTCATGGGGTGGTGTGATCCACAAGGAGCCGGCATGTATCTCGCTAGGGTGGATGGTGCAGTCTATCGGGTGGGGTTTTCCACATGTTACTGGCGAGGCTGGGTAGTCCAAGGCATATTTGAGGTGGTCCGTAAATTCGCCAAGTTAAAATTGGGGAGAGATTGTTGCGATCAATGAAGCCTATCAGTTTAACTTGTCGTGGTGTGAGCGGATGAGTCGACAAGGGGTGAATCATCAACAAGCCAAGACCGGAGAAACACGAAAGACAAAGTGTGTCAAGATGCGTCAAGTTAGAAGATGGTATGTAGTAGTGAGTTCATGTACTAGTATCGTGGCtaagaaaggaaaaaaaaataaagagaaaaagAGGCATGACACGTGTCTTTAACAAAAGTTATTGTGTGTACATCTCTTTCATGATCTGATGTGATCAATGCTGTGGGCAAAATTCCAACACACGGGGCACGGTGCCGGTGGTCAGCCCGCCGTGCAGGTTCCTGCGGCGAGACGGTGGCGGATGCGACCCAGAAGAGAGAGGAGTTCGCCAACGCCGAAGTGGCCTTCTGATCGTCGCGAGGGAATGAAAACGAATGGGCGTGTGTGGTCCTCATCCATACGTGGCTGCTTAATCGCAGGCAATCGTACGTGGTAgttttactactactactatctATGCATTTGAAGTCATGTGTTGTTATGACCTAATACTGTAGTAAGTGTGATGTTTACAATTACAAGCGCATGTCTTGTAGACTTGTCTATGAAAGGCAGGCTAGACCAGGATAGTGTGCCATATGTGTCGTTGTAGGTGTAAGTGTTGAGAATAAGATGATTTTCCTTCACAAATACTATGATGTAATCGGTGTCTTATATGTATcgagtactccctccgttcggaattacttgtcgtaaaaatgaatgtatctagatgtattttaattctagatacatctatatccgagacaagtaatttcgaacggagggagtacatttgTTCAGTTGTCAAGTTGCTCGCTAATCTGACGCATGACCCATGTTTGCTTTTGACTTCTGATGAATCCGTCCATGGCTCGACGAGCCTCGTCAGGGGATCAACTTCATGGTTTCTGTTAGAGCCATAACCGTTTGTCGGGCACTTTGATTATGTAAATTGGAGTGTTTGATGTTGAAGCCATGATAAACCTCATCGGCATTGTTCACTTTGTATACTAGTACTACATACACACATATTGATGGACGTGTGTTTGAGGACACGTGCAGAGTGGTGGCGCTGTCTCACATTATGATGGCGTCGAAGGTAGTTGGGCCTGACAAGATCAATTCGAGGATCTCTCTTGAAGTTGGGACAGTGGAAGATGGTGACGGCGGATTTTGGAGCGTGCGCATGCGGTGCGTGCTTAGGGTTTGCTAGACCGGTTGGTGTTCTCGGCTTGCTGTGTGGCGGCTTGGTGAGGCCACCAGATAGGATGGTGTGCGTTGATGCGGTCACGGCACATCATCAAGCTAGTAGCTATAGCGACATAGGTCACCAGAAATGTGGCTTTGGATTGATCTATGTATTTGTTCTTGTCAAACTCTTTGAATAATTTAATAAATATTGTTGTGTGCATCGTTCGATGCAGAGGCTGGAAGTTATCCTTCTTTTCAAAAAATGCATATATACAGAGTAAAAGTTGCCGTTACAAATGAACTGGTCACAGATAAGCAAGAGAGAGTACTCTATACCTTCTATTGTTGTAGGAATAATCAATTTTATCCGGGGTCCTGACATGATGAGGATGGGGCCTAGTTTGAGAGGCAACATGTCATGACTTTCCGCAAGGCCATGGTGGGAGTCTCGCCCCACGACACGCCCAGAAAGATTGGGAGGCCCTGGGATCATCCCGTCAGGGATGTGCTCTCCACAAGGTCTAAGGAATCACCAGGAGGCTGGGATCATCACTTCATTCGGATGTGAAGCTTCATCCAAATTTGACACCATCCACGACATTCTACCAAGCGCCTCGGCCACGGTTGCGCTCAAAGATCCAAGGATCGACCCTCATTTGAGGCTCTGCCTCGTGACATCACTGCCGGCGGGCTGACAATGCCTCAGGATCGCTCGCGTCCTCATAAAGGCCACAAACAAGTTAGGCCCCCCTCCAAGAGGAAAGCTCGGAAGAAGCACAAGAAGAGTTGACGTGGTGCATGCCCTCAGAAGACATTCCCCTTCATGCACGAAGGAAGATCGTTCGCCCCCAAGGGCGTACATAGCCGATGCAAAGGCCACCACTACAT encodes:
- the LOC125551905 gene encoding probable glutamyl endopeptidase, chloroplastic isoform X2, which codes for MSALSILHRACLRLALLPLPLAPLRAPLRSSTLPRPLRLPRRAAMSSAASRMSHIAAAAASGESNQPAAADASGLGQEDDDLSLGYRLPPKEIQDIVDAPPLPVLSFSPSKDKILFLKRRALPPLSDLAKPEEKLAGVRIDGHSNTRSRMSSYTGIGIHKLMDDGTLGPEKEVHGYPEGAKINFVTWSHDGRNLSFSVRVEEEDNKISKLRVWIADVESGEARPLFKSPDIYLNAIFDSFVWVDNSTLLVCTIPVSRGALPQKPSVPSGPKIQSNETKNVVQVRTFQDLLKDEYDADLFDYYATSQLMLVSLDGTVKPMGPPAVYTSIDPSPDDKYLMLSSIHRPYSYIVPCGRFPKRVELWTADGKFIRELCDLPLAEDIPIATSSVRKGKRSIYWRPDKPSTLYWVETQDGGDAKVEVSPRDIVYMENAEPINGEQPEILHKLDLRYGGISWCDESLALVYESWYKTRKTRTWVVAPDKKDVSPRILFDRSSEDVYSDPGSPMLRRTAMGTYVIAKVNKQDGSTYLLLNGMGATPEGNVPFLDLFDINTGSKERIWESDKEKYFETVVALMSDKIDGDLPLDQLKILTSKESKTENTQYYLQIWPEKKQVQITKFPHPYPQLASLYKEMIRYQRKDGVQLTAKLYLPPGYDQSKDGPLPCLVWSYPGEFKSKDAAGQVRGSPNEFSGIGATSPLLWLARGFAILSGPTIPIVGEGDVEANDSYVEQLVTSAEAAVEEVVRRGVVHPDKIAVGGHSYGAFMTANLLAHAPHLFCCGIARSGAYNRTLTPFGFQNEDRTLWEATNTYVEMSPFMSANKIKRPILLIHGEQDNNSGTLTMQSDRFFNALKGHGVQSRLVILPFESHGYSARESIMHVLWESDRWLQKYCVNGTSKADSETAADGESKKLAASGGGAASEGLSSDGFSSIPRSLL
- the LOC125551905 gene encoding probable glutamyl endopeptidase, chloroplastic isoform X1, producing the protein MSALSILHRACLRLALLPLPLAPLRAPLRSSTLPRPLRLPRRAAMSSAASRMSHIAAAAASGESNQPAAADASGLGQEDDDLSLGYRLPPKEIQDIVDAPPLPVLSFSPSKDKILFLKRRALPPLSDLAKPEEKLAGVRIDGHSNTRSRMSSYTGIGIHKLMDDGTLGPEKEVHGYPEGAKINFVTWSHDGRNLSFSVRVEEEDNKISKLRVWIADVESGEARPLFKSPDIYLNAIFDSFVWVDNSTLLVCTIPVSRGALPQKPSVPSGPKIQSNETKNVVQVRTFQDLLKDEYDADLFDYYATSQLMLVSLDGTVKPMGPPAVYTSIDPSPDDKYLMLSSIHRPYSYIVPCGRFPKRVELWTADGKFIRELCDLPLAEDIPIATSSVRKGKRSIYWRPDKPSTLYWVETQDGGDAKVEVSPRDIVYMENAEPINGEQPEILHKLDLRYGGISWCDESLALVYESWYKTRKTRTWVVAPDKKDVSPRILFDRSSEDVYSDPGSPMLRRTAMGTYVIAKVNKQDGSTYLLLNGMGATPEGNVPFLDLFDINTGSKERIWESDKEKYFETVVALMSDKIDGDLPLDQLKILTSKESKTENTQYYLQIWPEKKQVQITKFPHPYPQLASLYKEMIRYQRKDGVQLTAKLYLPPGYDQSKDGPLPCLVWSYPGEFKSKDAAGQVRGSPNEFSGIGATSPLLWLARGFAILSGPTIPIVGEGDVEANDSYVEQLVTSAEAAVEEVVRRGVVHPDKIAVGGHSYGAFMTANLLAHAPHLFCCGIARSGAYNRTLTPFGFQNEDRTLWEATNTYVEMSPFMSANKIKRPILLIHGEQDNNSGTLTMQSDRFFNALKGHGVQSRLVILPFESHGYSARESIMHVLWESDRWLQKYCVNGTSKADSETAADGESKKLAASGGGAASEGLSSDGFSSIPRSLLW
- the LOC125553909 gene encoding probable nicotianamine synthase 6, which codes for MDAQNKEVDALVHKITGLHAAIAKLPSLSPSPDVDALFTDLVTACVPPSPVDVTKLGPEAQEMREGLIRLCSEAEGKLEAHYSYMLAAFDNPLDHLGIFPFYSNYINLSKLEYELLARYVPGGIAPARVAFIGSGPLPFSSYVLAARHLPDTMFDNYDLCGAANDRASKLFRADKDVGARMSFHTADVADLAGELAAYDVVFLAALVGMAAEDKAKVIAHLGAHMADGAALVVRSAHGARGFLYPIVDPQDIGRGGFEVLAVCHPDDDVVNSVIIAQKSKDMHANEHRNGRGGQYTRC